The DNA sequence TTCTTGAGCTTACACACCAaattctctctcccttcttgAATGAACCCTTCCGGTTGCTTCAtgaaaatttcttcatccaaatcaccATTCAAGAATGCGGTTTTTACATCCGTTTAGTGTAGAAACAATCAAAGTGAGCTACAAGTGCCATTATGACCCTAAATGAATCTTTGGTAGAAACCGGAGAAAATGTCTCATTGTAGTCAATTCCTTCCTTTTCAGTGAAACGCTTGGCTACTAATCTAGCTGTATATCACTCTATGTCTCCCTTAGAATCTCTTTTGGTTTTGAATACCGACTTACATCCTATAGCCTTGCACCCCTTTGGTAATTGTACCAACTCCCAAACTCCATTCTTACTCATTGATTCAAGCTCAGACTTCATGGCTTTCAATCACTCTTCATTTTAAGAACTAGTCAAGGCCTCCTTGAATGTAATTGGATCATCAAACTCTCCCAGATTCTTAAAGATAACAAATAAAATCATCTGATATTGCATGCATTCTAATTCTTTGGGATTTTCTTAAAAAGACTTGATTTTGGTCATCAACATTGTTAGCAGGAACTATGGGTTCATTCACTTGGATTGGCATATCATGGTCATCAAATGCAATTTCTTGCTGCTCAGTTTCCACGTGAGCATTAGGAAGTGGACTTTCTTCACTTGCTGCCATGGTGGGGTCAACCACAATACCTTCTTATACAGTAGGTCCTTGTTCATTATTTACTTCCTTTTCCTCTTCAAAGCTGAAGCTTTCAACCTCTAAATCACCAATCAAATCTTCTATAAACTTAGCTCTCCCAATTTCAATAATTCTTGTGGTGTGATTTGGACAGTAAAATCGATAAACTTTGCTCCTTTCGGGATATCCAATGAAGAAACAACAAATGGTTCTTGGGTCTAACTTTTTCTTCAAAGGATTACAAGCTCTTGCTTCTGCCTTGCAACCCCAAACTTTTAGATGAAATATACTCGGTTTCTTCTTGTACCATAATTCATATGGAGTGCTTGGAATAGATTTGCTAGGAGATCTATTTAAGATGAAGTTCGCTGTCTTTATAGCCTTGCCCCACAAAAACATTGGCAACTTAGTGCAACACATCTTACTCCTCACCATATCTTTAAGAGTTCTATTTCGTCTTTCCGAAACTCTGTTCTATTTAGGTGTTCCAGGATTAGTGTACTGTACTACAATGCCATTCTTTTCTAAAAATTGTGCAAAAGGTCCAGGACGACGATCAGCTTCATCATACTTGCCATAGTATTCCCCACCTCCATCGGATCTAACAACCTTATTTTTAAGTCTAATTTGTTTTCCACTTcaactttatatattttaaaagcTTCAAATGCAGCAGATTTTTCAGCCAAAAGATATATGTAGCCATACCTTGAATAGTCATCAATGAAGGTGATGAAATATTTAAAACCATCATGTGTTGGTGAAGGAAACGGACCGCAAATGTCTGTGTGAATAAGTTCCAACAAAATTTGGCTTCTAATTGTACCCTTCTTTTTTGTGTTAatcatttttccttttatacATTCAACACAAACATCCATGTCTTGATAATCAAGTGGTGGCaaaatttcagtttttgttaaagtttgcATTCGTTCCTTTGATATATGTCCTAACCGTTTGTGCCATAACTTGGATGAAGTTTCATTGGTTGAGATCCTTCTTTTAATTCCTATGGTGTTCATGGAGACAAATGGAACCTTGCAATTTAGCTTAAATAGACCATCAACAAACTGGCCACTTCCAACATAATTCAACTTATGATTAATATTGAAGCCATCTTCATCAAAATTCGGAAAAAAATTATTCTTGATGAATTTACACCCTCTTGCTTATAAACCCCTGCAAGGTATTTGTAATATGCATAGAAGCACCACTATCAAGCCACCATGTATCAGAAGGAACATCAaccaaactagtttcaaagcacacaaaCACAACGTTCTTACCTTTAGCCTTTTGTTTCTCTAACCAACGCTTATACTTTGGGCAATCCTTCTTCAAAAGCCCAACAAATTTCTTACagaaaaaacacttcaaaccaTTTGGTTTAATCGCTGCCTTGAAGTTGTTAGACCCTTTAGGTTTGTAGGAGGGGTTTTTGGAAATTTCTTTGACTGAATTCTTAGCATGGATGTGGACAAAATTAGCAACCTTGCTCTTGTCTTGTCTTATGTTCTGCTCTTCGTGAACACAAATAGCTATAAGCTCATTGAGATCCCACTTTTCCTTTTAAGCATTGTAGGTGCTTTTCAGTTGAGAGTAAGGCAAAGAGTTGAGAGCCACATGAACCAAGAATGGATCACTAATTGCAACACCCAAAGCATTCAACTTAGCAGTAATATCAATCAGCCCCAATATGTGCTCCCCTACACTTCCATCGACAAACTTGGTTGTCATCAATGAGTTCATAAGGTTTCCAGTTTCAGCTTTGTCGGATTCCTTGAACTTAGCTTCAATTTATGCCAAAATTTCCTTAGCACTATCCATATCAGCGATACCACCTCTCACATTGTCAGACATTGGCCTTTTCATGATGAGAATTGCCATCCTATTTGCGTTATGCCACTTCTCATACTTGTTTTTAATATTAGTCGAGTCGTCCTTTTCGGGAACATCTGGTTTTTCCTCTCTCAAAGCAACGTCTAAGTCCATGAAACCTAGAACAATCTCTATGTCATATTTCCACTTTTTATAGTTGGTCCCAATTAAGGCttggattgaattgaaattCAAAGAAGCATTGACAACTGaagattaaacaaacaataCATACTCAATCCCCATaaacttcaaaacataattaaCTTACACCTATGGGCAAGAAAGTTAATATGTACGTGGCACTAAAATACATAGTTATAAGAATTACTTTCATAAAACAATTTCCACACTTACGAGCAAGAAGAAAACCTTCCACAAATTCTTATAGTACATATTCCATACCATGCTATTGTCTAATTGAACCAATTAAAATAATCCACACTTACGA is a window from the Malus domestica chromosome 16, GDT2T_hap1 genome containing:
- the LOC139193055 gene encoding uncharacterized protein; the protein is MASSVVNASLNFNSIQALIGTNYKKWKYDIEIVLGFMDLDVALREEKPDVPEKDDSTNIKNKYEKWHNANRMAILIMKRPMSDNVRAKFKESDKAETGNLMNSLMTTKFVDGSVGEHILGLIDITAKLNALGVAISDPFLVHVALNSLPYSQLKSTYNA